A portion of the Pseudopipra pipra isolate bDixPip1 chromosome 1, bDixPip1.hap1, whole genome shotgun sequence genome contains these proteins:
- the PLEKHF2 gene encoding pleckstrin homology domain-containing family F member 2: protein MVDRLANSEANTRRISIVENCFGAAGQPLTIPGRVLIGEGVLTKLCRKKPKARQFFLFNDILVYGNIVIQKKKYNKQHIIPLENVTIDSIQDEGDLRNGWLIKTPTKSFAVYAATATEKSEWMNHINKCVSDLLSKSGKTPSNEHAAVWVPDSEATVCMRCQKAKFTPVNRRHHCRKCGFVVCGPCSEKRFLLPSQSSKPVRICDFCYDLLSTGEMTACQSARSDSYSQSPKSSLNDVSDDDDDEDSSD, encoded by the coding sequence ATGGTGGATCGCTTGGCAAACAGTGAGGCAAATACTAGAAGAATAAGTATAGTGGAAAACTGCTTTGGAGCAGCTGGTCAACCTCTGACTATTCCTGGTCGTGTTCTCATTGGAGAGGGAGTACTAACAAAGCTGTGTAGGAAGAAGCCCAAAGCAAGGCAGTTCTTTCTGTTCAATGACATCCTTGTTTATGGTAACATTGTCATCCAGAAGAAGAAATACAATAAGCAGCACATAATCCCACTGGAAAACGTCACTATTGATTCCATCCAGGATGAGGGAGACTTACGGAACGGGTGGCTCATCAAGACACCCACGAAATCTTTTGCGGTTTATGCTGCCACTGCTACAGAGAAATCTGAGTGGATGAATCACATAAATAAGTGTGTTTCTGATTTGCTTTCCAAAAGTGGGAAGACTCCTAGCAATGAACATGCAGCTGTCTGGGTACCGGACTCGGAAGCCACGGTGTGCATGCGCTGTCAGAAAGCAAAATTTACGCCCGTCAACCGTCGTCATCACTGTCGCAAGTGTGGCTTTGTTGTGTGTGGGCCCTGCTCTGAAAAGAGGTTTCTTCTCCCGAGCCAGTCTTCCAAGCCAGTGAGAATCTGCGACTTCTGCTACGATCTTCTTTCTACCGGGGAGATGACTGCATGTCAGTCGGCTAGATCAGACTCCTACAGCCAGTCACCTAAGTCATCTTTAAACGATGTatctgatgatgatgatgatgaagacaGTAGTGATTAA